In Chitinispirillales bacterium ANBcel5, a single window of DNA contains:
- the lgt gene encoding prolipoprotein diacylglyceryl transferase, with protein sequence MQPVLFDVFSFPIPSYGLMLALSFLVGIWLASWRAGKMGLNSNLMADVGFYVIISAIVGSRLYYVFLHYDKFRGNIVNIFNPFQDGSVGIDGLVMYGGVIGAIIAAVLFFKIKKAPFLPYADAAAPSLGIGIFLTRIGCFLNGCCYGAAVVAERLFSVSYPHNNSPAGSYQAYVNAHALEPSQIYESVGGLVMALIVLAAGRMKTFAGFQFYLAGLLYSVLRFFVDYSRVYTESEYLGPFTHNQVICIVFFILFGTLILKKALKNNSVDEQNNEATTVDADEQAKVAVDQN encoded by the coding sequence ATGCAACCTGTATTGTTTGATGTTTTCTCATTTCCTATTCCATCCTATGGATTGATGCTGGCCCTCTCTTTTCTTGTTGGTATATGGTTGGCAAGTTGGCGTGCCGGTAAAATGGGGTTGAATTCAAATCTGATGGCTGATGTTGGGTTTTATGTCATAATTTCAGCGATTGTTGGATCGCGTCTTTATTACGTTTTTTTGCACTACGATAAATTCAGGGGTAATATAGTAAACATATTTAATCCCTTTCAGGATGGATCTGTTGGAATCGATGGGTTGGTGATGTATGGGGGGGTTATCGGGGCAATCATTGCCGCTGTTTTGTTTTTTAAAATCAAAAAAGCACCCTTTCTTCCTTACGCTGATGCTGCTGCGCCCAGCTTGGGGATAGGGATATTTCTAACCCGTATTGGGTGTTTTCTCAATGGTTGTTGTTATGGAGCTGCTGTTGTTGCAGAAAGACTTTTTTCCGTATCTTATCCACATAATAACAGTCCTGCCGGATCCTATCAGGCTTACGTTAACGCTCATGCTCTCGAGCCCTCTCAGATTTATGAGTCTGTTGGGGGACTTGTTATGGCCCTCATCGTTTTAGCTGCTGGGAGAATGAAAACTTTTGCAGGGTTTCAGTTTTACCTGGCAGGGTTGTTATACTCAGTCTTACGCTTCTTTGTAGACTATAGCCGTGTGTATACTGAGTCAGAATATTTGGGTCCTTTCACTCACAATCAGGTTATCTGTATTGTATTCTTTATCCTCTTTGGCACTCTCATTCTTAAAAAAGCGCTAAAAAATAATTCTGTTGATGAGCAGAACAATGAGGCAACCACGGTTGATGCAGATGAGCAAGCCAAAGTTGCAGTGGATCAAAACTAA
- the rodA gene encoding rod shape-determining protein RodA translates to MDELRKKGGFDFSLFGAAVLLWVIGIFIIYSATSIHESGRLVGIYKNQIIWVSMAILIVLAIVSIPGRYILTFSYPTYIFSLVLLVMVLMVSSEVKGAGRWISLGGGFNFQPSEFAKVGLLLALSKYLSENTVSLYKISTFIIPGILISVPFVLVMAQPDLGTAMVFCAMALPLFYWAGLSLLQVFFLVSPVISLVLSAFPLLLSYDSGQGWGFVEALPWGIFFLAIVTVLYLSRPPLFIWIGVIVANIVTSTLITVVWSSVLKDYQKLRIVTLINPQADPGGAAYQVIQSRVAIGSGHIFGKGYLQGTQTRLSFLPEQHTDFIFSVLGEQFGFVGCAVIILLFLFLIIRGLMVTQSVRNRFINLLAVGSASILAFHVFVNVAMTLGIMPVTGLPLPFLSYGGSFTITVAVLVGLFLNCKITRQDF, encoded by the coding sequence ATGGATGAATTAAGAAAAAAAGGTGGTTTCGATTTTTCGCTTTTTGGGGCAGCCGTGCTACTTTGGGTTATCGGAATCTTTATCATATACAGTGCCACAAGTATACATGAATCCGGCAGGCTTGTGGGAATCTATAAAAATCAGATCATTTGGGTAAGTATGGCAATTCTTATAGTGCTGGCTATAGTTTCCATACCGGGAAGGTATATTTTAACCTTCTCTTATCCCACTTATATATTTTCTCTGGTACTTTTAGTAATGGTGCTAATGGTTAGTTCGGAAGTTAAGGGTGCTGGAAGGTGGATTTCATTAGGTGGAGGGTTTAATTTCCAACCATCTGAGTTTGCAAAAGTAGGCCTTTTGCTTGCATTATCTAAGTATTTGTCTGAAAATACTGTAAGTCTTTATAAGATTTCTACCTTCATTATACCAGGAATTTTGATTAGTGTACCTTTTGTGCTGGTAATGGCTCAACCGGACCTTGGCACCGCAATGGTTTTTTGTGCGATGGCACTTCCTTTGTTTTATTGGGCAGGTCTTTCACTTCTTCAGGTCTTTTTCCTGGTTTCACCAGTAATTTCTCTTGTGCTTTCTGCTTTCCCACTGCTTTTAAGCTATGATAGTGGGCAGGGGTGGGGATTTGTTGAAGCGCTTCCCTGGGGTATCTTCTTTCTGGCTATCGTTACCGTACTCTATTTATCACGGCCACCTCTTTTTATTTGGATAGGGGTCATCGTTGCAAACATTGTAACTTCCACTCTTATTACCGTGGTTTGGAGCTCTGTATTAAAAGATTATCAAAAACTGAGAATTGTAACACTTATAAATCCCCAGGCAGACCCCGGAGGGGCTGCTTATCAGGTTATACAATCAAGGGTTGCCATAGGGTCTGGACATATTTTTGGAAAAGGGTATTTACAGGGAACTCAGACCAGGCTTTCTTTTCTTCCCGAGCAGCACACAGACTTTATCTTCTCTGTACTTGGAGAACAGTTTGGTTTTGTTGGGTGCGCAGTAATTATCCTTTTGTTTCTATTTCTGATCATACGTGGACTTATGGTTACTCAGTCTGTACGAAACAGATTTATAAACCTTTTGGCCGTAGGATCTGCTTCAATACTTGCTTTTCATGTTTTTGTTAACGTCGCTATGACCCTTGGCATTATGCCCGTAACCGGCCTGCCATTGCCGTTTTTAAGTTACGGGGGATCGTTTACCATTACCGTAGCTGTGCTTGTGGGATTATTTTTAAACTGCAAAATCACCAGGCAGGATTTCTGA
- the mreD gene encoding rod shape-determining protein MreD — translation MIKKVIYWISFFGICFILQTTLVRAISIYGVRPDLMIVALFLFSNKFGVMAGVYVGFLLGLTQDLYSPILGQNALSKSVVGYIGGLLNEKVIRLDPVLKGILLIFLFTVNDFLELTVQIVKNEGSMEFVFSQLLVSTLPRAFYSLLFAVIPFLWVSIIQPAIKR, via the coding sequence ATGATTAAAAAAGTAATTTACTGGATTTCATTTTTTGGCATCTGTTTTATTTTACAAACAACACTGGTTCGGGCTATTTCTATTTATGGAGTAAGGCCGGATTTGATGATAGTCGCCTTATTTTTGTTCTCCAACAAATTTGGGGTTATGGCCGGTGTTTATGTAGGGTTTCTTCTGGGCCTTACCCAGGACCTTTACTCACCCATTCTTGGGCAAAATGCGCTGTCTAAATCAGTGGTTGGCTATATCGGGGGCCTCTTAAATGAGAAAGTGATACGTTTGGATCCGGTGCTTAAGGGTATTTTACTCATTTTCCTTTTTACGGTTAACGATTTTCTTGAACTAACTGTGCAAATTGTGAAAAATGAGGGGAGTATGGAATTTGTGTTCAGTCAACTTCTTGTTTCTACTCTGCCCCGTGCCTTTTACTCACTGTTGTTTGCAGTGATTCCTTTTCTTTGGGTCAGTATTATTCAACCAGCAATAAAGCGATAG
- the mrdA gene encoding penicillin-binding protein 2, with protein sequence MPFGARLQDEQVERYTKAYILAAAIVFFFLILIVRLVFVQIVDAEVNIRLSRRNSMRLRIIEPPRGRIFDRNGKVLARNRPSYSICVLPYMIRDREALVNTLCKIKDSNGEAVFDSAEVSEKIRAAYRRRFDATRIKEDVSIEVVSIVEEHSMELPGIIVETESRREYTLGPRAFHVLGYMGEIPDEQFRVLREQGYYWGDLIGRSGVEREYESLMRGTAGREYLEVNAYGKSLGTIGDMPRINAIPGHDLYLTLDARLQKMAAEAFPDSLKGAVVAIDPRNGEVLTMFSNPSIDANIFSMASSHRSQSWRAIIMDPDLPLNNRAIAGTYPPGSTFKLVSGLAGLVHEKITRDSRMPTSCHGAYRIGNRTARCWNRSGHGAVNFISAMQQSCNVYFYQLGRMLGDVAINEFAQMFTLGTLTGIDINGEKRGWLSGRELYNIRNRNNEFSWQAGMVLDHAIGQTQIFTPLQLALMVGGMSNGELIYQPHLFKEERSNGIMINQRRPQVLNTLDLDEQAIRVVQESMLSVVEPGGTGTRSAVPGIPVGGKTGSAQNPHGENTHALYVASAPVSDPVIVIAVVVENAGGGGAVAAPVAGEVLRFFFAETEEGQRTVREYEEREKEGRFEIRTLPISQ encoded by the coding sequence ATGCCGTTTGGAGCCAGATTACAGGACGAACAGGTTGAACGCTATACCAAGGCTTATATCCTTGCGGCTGCAATAGTTTTTTTCTTTCTGATATTAATCGTTCGCCTTGTCTTTGTTCAGATCGTTGATGCTGAGGTGAATATTCGACTTTCACGCAGAAACAGTATGCGCCTGAGAATAATTGAGCCACCCAGAGGGCGAATATTCGATCGAAACGGTAAGGTACTTGCACGTAACCGTCCCTCCTATTCAATATGTGTTCTTCCTTATATGATACGGGATCGTGAAGCATTGGTGAATACACTATGCAAAATTAAAGATTCAAATGGCGAGGCGGTTTTTGACAGTGCTGAAGTTTCAGAGAAGATCAGAGCTGCATACAGAAGACGATTTGATGCAACACGCATAAAGGAAGATGTGTCCATAGAGGTGGTCAGTATTGTAGAAGAACATTCTATGGAGTTGCCGGGAATAATCGTGGAAACTGAGTCGAGAAGGGAGTATACACTTGGTCCCCGGGCGTTTCATGTTTTGGGATACATGGGAGAAATACCTGATGAACAGTTTAGGGTGCTAAGAGAGCAGGGATATTACTGGGGTGATCTGATCGGCAGATCGGGAGTAGAGCGAGAATATGAATCGCTTATGAGGGGTACGGCAGGAAGAGAGTATCTGGAAGTTAATGCCTATGGTAAAAGCTTGGGAACGATCGGCGATATGCCACGGATTAATGCCATACCCGGACATGACCTGTATTTAACGTTAGATGCTCGTTTACAGAAAATGGCAGCAGAAGCTTTCCCCGATTCGCTAAAGGGGGCTGTGGTTGCCATTGATCCCAGAAACGGGGAAGTGCTTACCATGTTTAGCAATCCTTCAATTGATGCTAACATTTTTTCGATGGCTTCATCCCATAGAAGTCAAAGCTGGCGGGCTATTATAATGGACCCCGATCTTCCTCTTAATAACAGAGCAATTGCTGGTACATATCCGCCTGGATCTACTTTTAAGCTGGTAAGTGGACTTGCCGGGCTTGTTCATGAAAAAATTACCAGAGACTCTAGAATGCCTACCTCCTGTCACGGAGCATACAGAATTGGTAACAGAACAGCGCGATGCTGGAATCGTAGCGGCCATGGAGCGGTTAATTTTATATCTGCTATGCAACAATCCTGTAATGTTTATTTCTATCAGTTAGGCCGTATGCTTGGTGATGTTGCGATAAATGAATTCGCGCAAATGTTTACTCTTGGTACTTTAACCGGCATCGATATAAATGGCGAAAAACGGGGATGGCTCAGTGGAAGAGAACTTTATAATATACGCAACAGGAATAATGAATTCAGCTGGCAGGCTGGAATGGTTTTGGATCATGCTATAGGTCAGACACAAATATTTACACCCTTACAGCTTGCTTTGATGGTTGGTGGGATGAGTAATGGGGAGCTGATATATCAACCCCATCTGTTTAAAGAGGAGCGAAGTAATGGAATCATGATCAACCAGCGCAGGCCTCAGGTACTTAATACACTTGATTTAGATGAGCAGGCTATAAGAGTGGTACAGGAGTCAATGCTTAGTGTGGTAGAGCCTGGGGGGACGGGGACGCGTTCGGCTGTTCCTGGTATTCCGGTAGGGGGTAAAACCGGAAGTGCACAAAACCCTCATGGTGAAAATACTCATGCATTGTATGTAGCATCTGCTCCTGTTTCAGATCCGGTGATTGTTATAGCTGTGGTGGTAGAGAATGCCGGGGGGGGAGGCGCTGTAGCCGCACCTGTGGCAGGAGAGGTGTTGAGGTTCTTTTTTGCCGAAACAGAAGAGGGGCAAAGAACTGTCAGGGAGTATGAGGAGCGAGAAAAAGAGGGACGTTTTGAGATCAGAACTTTGCCGATATCACAGTAG
- a CDS encoding phosphoribosyltransferase family protein yields MINSVDVCIPVPLHSSRERNRGFNQSEWFAKGLLKGLQGNIPLFRDVLLRTRKTGTQTKLSKDERMGNLQGAFEVRAGASEKINGKRVLLVDDIVTTGATTESCSVELIRAGCDSVTVFSLARD; encoded by the coding sequence ATGATAAACAGTGTTGATGTATGTATTCCGGTGCCTTTGCATAGCTCAAGAGAACGAAACCGGGGGTTTAATCAGTCAGAGTGGTTTGCCAAAGGATTACTAAAAGGTCTTCAAGGAAATATTCCCTTATTCAGAGATGTCCTTTTAAGGACCCGAAAAACCGGTACTCAGACAAAGCTAAGTAAGGATGAGCGTATGGGTAATCTTCAGGGCGCTTTTGAAGTAAGAGCAGGGGCTTCTGAAAAAATTAATGGTAAACGGGTGCTCCTTGTTGATGATATAGTGACTACCGGAGCAACCACGGAGTCCTGTTCGGTTGAGCTGATTAGGGCAGGATGTGATTCGGTAACTGTTTTTTCTCTTGCACGTGATTAG
- the mreC gene encoding rod shape-determining protein MreC encodes MHWIIQFIVVHRNFCSLLLTSLLSLWMISLSPDMHERTVYTLKMSVFYPFQATVSYVDQVKDVFKENERRRDTVATLRTQLSLIKEKGAENTRLRKLLGFSEQFDYELNPVRVIARDPSPLYRSIVVNAGKRDGVQLYMPLISEQGVVGKVVQLTQNMSLVQLLKDPSNRTSVMDRRSRYVGILETENGKDFFVRYRTHEDIEPGDKIITSGLGGIYPKGLLVGEVKKITENYNPLFKTVYVDPAVDFDRLEELFIMMLPPQWSAFRSELDSIKIEND; translated from the coding sequence ATGCATTGGATTATTCAGTTTATTGTTGTTCATCGAAATTTCTGCTCCCTTTTGCTGACTTCCCTGTTAAGCCTGTGGATGATTTCGTTAAGTCCCGATATGCACGAGAGAACTGTTTATACACTTAAAATGTCGGTTTTTTACCCGTTTCAGGCTACTGTGAGCTACGTTGATCAGGTTAAAGATGTTTTTAAGGAAAATGAGCGCCGTAGGGATACAGTGGCAACATTACGTACACAGCTCTCTTTGATTAAGGAAAAAGGTGCAGAAAATACTCGGTTAAGAAAGCTATTAGGTTTTTCTGAACAATTTGACTACGAGTTGAACCCGGTACGGGTGATTGCCCGTGATCCATCCCCACTTTATCGCAGCATTGTGGTGAATGCAGGGAAACGCGATGGTGTGCAGTTATATATGCCGCTTATAAGCGAGCAGGGGGTAGTAGGAAAAGTCGTTCAGCTTACTCAAAACATGAGTCTCGTTCAGCTGCTCAAGGATCCTTCAAACCGTACCAGTGTCATGGATCGTCGTTCACGGTATGTGGGAATTTTGGAAACAGAAAACGGAAAAGATTTTTTTGTTCGTTACAGGACACATGAGGATATAGAGCCGGGTGATAAGATTATTACTTCAGGGCTTGGGGGAATATATCCAAAGGGGCTGCTTGTTGGCGAGGTTAAAAAAATAACAGAAAACTATAACCCGCTGTTTAAGACAGTATACGTTGATCCAGCTGTAGATTTTGATCGTTTGGAAGAACTTTTTATAATGATGCTGCCTCCTCAATGGAGTGCATTTCGCTCTGAACTTGATAGTATAAAGATTGAAAATGATTAA